One part of the Salinivirga cyanobacteriivorans genome encodes these proteins:
- a CDS encoding TraR/DksA family transcriptional regulator encodes MTEKQRYSDEELQEFKAIILDKLDKAKKDYEELRASLAHADGNDVQDTSPTFKVLEEGASVLSKEETGKLAQRQLKFIQHLEAALVRIENKTYGICRETGKLIAKERLKAVPHATLSIEAKKGRQ; translated from the coding sequence ATGACTGAAAAGCAACGTTATTCAGATGAGGAGTTGCAGGAATTTAAAGCAATAATTCTTGATAAACTCGATAAGGCTAAAAAAGATTACGAAGAATTACGCGCATCATTAGCACATGCCGACGGGAACGATGTACAGGATACATCGCCCACATTTAAAGTTTTGGAAGAAGGTGCGTCTGTACTTTCTAAAGAAGAAACCGGAAAGCTTGCGCAGCGTCAGTTGAAATTTATTCAACACCTCGAAGCTGCACTGGTTCGCATCGAAAACAAAACATACGGCATTTGTCGCGAAACAGGTAAACTTATTGCCAAGGAGCGTCTGAAAGCAGTTCCGCACGCTACTTTAAGTATCGAAGCAAAAAAAGGACGCCAATAG
- the ileS gene encoding isoleucine--tRNA ligase encodes MSDKFQEYKGLDLAGVTERVLAKWKEEKTFAKSIESRKGKPSFVFYEGPPSANGMPGIHHVMARTIKDIFCRYKTMDGYQVNRKAGWDTHGLPVELSVEKSLGITKEDIGKKISVEEYNATCRKEVMKYTDKWEELTDKVGYWVDMDDPYVTYDNRYIETLWYLLKNLFDQGYLYKGKTIQPYSPAAGTGLSTHELNQPGCYRDVKDTTITAQFKVEKNNESAFLFEDTDTDVYLLAWTTTPWTLPSNTALAVGAGIEYVKVRTFNQYTGAPITVVLAKDQLYTYFNKKHEELALEDYNEGDKKVPFKVLDTYKGDKLAGVRFEQLVPWVRPDGDAFRVITGDYVTTEEGTGIVHIAPTFGADDDRVAKQAGIAPLILIDKNGYEEPMVDKKGRFYPLDVLDEDFVKKFVNDEYKEYAGRYVKNDYDESAGEDTPLLDVDLSVMLKKDNKAFKIEKYVHNYPHCWRTDKPILYYPLDSWFIKTTAFKERMLELNNTINWKPQSTGEGRFGKWLENLVDWNLSRSRYWGTPLPIWSTEDRSQMKCIGSVKELMQEIDKSIEAGAMKSHPFPEFKVGEYNKQNYELIDLHKPYVDDIVLVADDGKPMRREPDLIDVWFDSGAMPFAQWHYPFENKDGFDSVYPADFIAEGVDQTRGWFFTLHAISTMTKDSVAFKNIISNGLVLDKNGNKMSKRLGNAVDPFKAMDKYGTDPLRWYMITNAQPWDNLKFDISGVEETSRKFFGTLYNTYSFFSLYANIDGFAFKEDEVLVDQRPEIDRWVLSLLNSLKRDVMAYYEAYEPTRAGRAIEEFVLEYLSNWYVRLNRKRFWGGEYNEDKVAAYQTLYTCLETVARLAAPIAPFFMDQLFRDLNAVSGKDMSESVHLAYLPEVEEARIDKDLEERMDLAQRISSMVLSLRRKVNIKVRQPLQKIMVPVFDMDTRRRIQAVEDIIKTEVNLKTIEFLEDTTGVLVKKIKPNFKTLGPKYGKQMKAIAAAINQMDQDAIAQFEKDGSYSINANGETINLDLGDVEIVSEDIPGWLVANDDKLTIALDITITDELKQEGLAREFINRIQNMRKDEGLDVTDKINLYIGKHESINNAVKTFTKYIAQQTLANEITLTDKMPSGNAKEVEVDTDVKTTILIEKV; translated from the coding sequence ATGAGTGATAAATTTCAGGAGTACAAAGGATTAGATCTTGCTGGTGTAACCGAAAGAGTGCTGGCTAAATGGAAAGAAGAAAAAACTTTTGCAAAATCAATTGAATCCCGCAAAGGCAAGCCTTCGTTTGTCTTTTACGAAGGGCCACCATCTGCCAATGGTATGCCGGGAATTCATCACGTCATGGCTCGTACCATTAAAGATATATTTTGCCGTTACAAAACCATGGATGGGTACCAGGTTAACCGCAAAGCTGGCTGGGATACGCACGGACTACCCGTTGAGTTGAGTGTCGAAAAAAGCCTGGGTATTACAAAAGAGGACATTGGTAAGAAAATTTCTGTAGAGGAGTACAATGCTACCTGCCGTAAAGAGGTTATGAAATACACCGATAAGTGGGAGGAGCTTACAGATAAGGTCGGTTACTGGGTCGATATGGACGATCCTTACGTTACCTATGACAATCGCTATATCGAAACCCTCTGGTATTTGCTAAAAAACCTGTTCGATCAGGGTTATTTGTACAAAGGCAAAACCATTCAACCATATTCTCCGGCTGCCGGAACAGGCCTTAGTACGCACGAGCTCAATCAGCCCGGATGTTATCGCGATGTAAAAGATACAACTATCACAGCCCAGTTTAAGGTTGAAAAAAATAACGAAAGTGCATTCCTTTTTGAGGATACAGATACCGATGTATATTTACTGGCCTGGACAACCACACCATGGACCTTGCCTTCCAATACCGCTCTGGCAGTGGGGGCCGGAATTGAATATGTAAAAGTGCGTACTTTTAACCAATATACCGGAGCACCTATAACTGTTGTGCTTGCCAAAGACCAGTTGTATACTTACTTCAATAAGAAGCACGAAGAACTTGCACTCGAAGACTATAACGAAGGTGATAAAAAAGTACCTTTTAAAGTACTTGACACATACAAAGGTGATAAGCTAGCCGGTGTGCGTTTTGAGCAACTTGTGCCCTGGGTTAGACCCGATGGCGATGCATTCCGCGTAATTACCGGCGATTATGTAACCACCGAAGAGGGTACTGGAATTGTACACATTGCGCCCACTTTTGGTGCCGACGATGATCGTGTTGCCAAACAAGCCGGTATCGCACCACTTATTTTGATCGATAAAAATGGTTACGAAGAGCCCATGGTCGATAAAAAGGGACGCTTTTACCCCTTAGATGTGCTTGATGAAGATTTTGTAAAAAAGTTCGTTAATGATGAATATAAAGAGTACGCCGGCCGTTATGTGAAAAACGACTATGACGAATCTGCCGGTGAAGATACACCCTTGTTGGATGTGGACCTGAGTGTAATGCTCAAGAAAGATAACAAAGCATTCAAAATTGAAAAATATGTCCACAATTATCCGCATTGCTGGCGTACAGATAAACCTATTTTGTATTACCCGCTCGATTCGTGGTTCATTAAAACCACAGCGTTTAAAGAGCGCATGCTGGAGCTGAATAACACCATTAACTGGAAACCACAATCTACAGGAGAAGGCCGATTCGGAAAGTGGCTCGAAAACCTGGTCGACTGGAACCTTTCACGTTCAAGATATTGGGGTACACCCCTGCCAATTTGGTCTACAGAAGATCGTTCGCAAATGAAATGCATTGGTTCGGTAAAAGAACTTATGCAAGAGATCGATAAATCGATTGAAGCCGGTGCAATGAAATCGCATCCATTCCCGGAATTTAAAGTAGGTGAGTACAATAAGCAAAACTATGAACTTATAGATCTGCATAAACCTTATGTGGATGATATAGTGCTGGTAGCCGATGATGGGAAACCTATGCGCCGTGAACCTGATTTGATTGATGTATGGTTCGATTCAGGCGCCATGCCTTTTGCACAGTGGCACTACCCATTCGAAAATAAGGATGGATTTGATAGTGTATATCCGGCCGATTTTATCGCTGAAGGCGTAGACCAAACCCGTGGATGGTTCTTTACATTGCACGCCATTTCAACCATGACAAAAGATTCCGTTGCATTTAAAAATATTATTTCCAACGGTCTGGTACTTGACAAAAACGGCAATAAAATGTCGAAACGTCTGGGCAATGCAGTCGATCCGTTTAAAGCCATGGACAAATATGGAACCGACCCATTACGCTGGTACATGATTACCAATGCACAACCCTGGGATAATCTCAAGTTCGACATTTCTGGCGTTGAAGAAACCAGCCGTAAATTTTTCGGTACGCTATACAATACTTATTCATTTTTCTCACTATATGCCAATATCGACGGATTTGCTTTTAAAGAAGATGAGGTGCTGGTAGATCAGCGTCCTGAGATTGATCGGTGGGTGCTCTCATTACTCAACTCACTCAAGCGTGATGTAATGGCATATTACGAAGCCTATGAGCCAACACGTGCAGGCCGTGCAATTGAAGAGTTCGTGCTTGAATATCTTAGCAACTGGTACGTGCGGTTGAATCGGAAGCGTTTCTGGGGAGGTGAATACAACGAGGATAAAGTGGCAGCATATCAAACCCTTTACACTTGCCTCGAAACCGTTGCACGTCTGGCAGCACCTATTGCTCCGTTTTTTATGGATCAACTATTCCGCGATCTAAATGCAGTAAGTGGAAAAGATATGAGTGAGTCTGTGCACCTGGCTTATCTGCCTGAGGTTGAGGAGGCTCGAATCGACAAGGACCTTGAGGAACGCATGGATCTGGCGCAACGTATTTCCAGCATGGTGCTTAGTTTACGCCGGAAAGTGAACATTAAAGTGCGTCAGCCGTTACAGAAGATTATGGTACCTGTATTCGATATGGATACAAGGCGTCGCATACAGGCTGTTGAAGATATTATAAAAACTGAGGTGAATCTGAAAACCATTGAATTCCTTGAAGATACAACCGGGGTTTTGGTGAAAAAGATTAAGCCGAATTTTAAAACACTTGGCCCAAAGTATGGTAAGCAAATGAAAGCTATTGCTGCAGCGATTAACCAAATGGACCAGGATGCCATCGCACAATTTGAAAAGGATGGTAGTTATAGTATTAATGCCAATGGCGAAACCATTAACCTTGATTTGGGCGATGTGGAAATTGTTTCTGAAGATATTCCGGGATGGTTAGTTGCCAATGATGATAAGCTAACAATAGCACTGGATATTACCATCACCGATGAATTGAAGCAGGAAGGCCTGGCTCGGGAGTTTATAAATCGTATACAAAATATGCGAAAAGATGAGGGTCTTGATGTGACGGATAAAATAAATTTGTATATTGGAAAACATGAATCAATAAATAATGCGGTAAAAACCTTTACAAAATATATTGCACAGCAAACCCTGGCCAATGAAATTACGTTAACAGATAAAATGCCATCGGGCAATGCAAAAGAGGTGGAGGTAGATACAGATGTGAAAACCACCATTTTAATCGAAAAGGTTTAA
- a CDS encoding TonB-dependent receptor domain-containing protein produces MKRFFISVLLVFILLNVNAQTPQGGRPGSGPSRGGGMPISSGIVGRVIDAQSNEAVEYANVALFNATDSTLVNGTITNAKGFFMLKNIPNGTYNMRVKFIGYKSHTINKISITDEQPVVRLKALKIEPANIELDAVDVTAKQEEVMFKIDKRVINVSENINTIGGTAVDALENTPGVEVDIDGNVSIRGSSNFKVLIDGKPTAMEGSEALQQIPASSIKEIEIITNPSAKYDPDGLTGILNIVMKKNIKGGLNGLVSASVGNDDRYDGSVNLNYRKNKLNLIGGYSYRQGGRGGNSESYYETYRNDTTFYRDEEGERGHTRISHNFKAGIDYDFNDANLLSFNAQYRLNERERGNESFYEQYTDPESIFVESYTEGENKDEGSSYELSGVYIHKFDEKDHELRLMATFSSNDDTESAYTLKDTLGTTTDIVEETLTETTENHNHGTFQADYELPLGSNKLEAGFKSSLRAIDYNQTGDILNPIPGSPSNEFVYQEDIHALYAMFSGPLGGVEYQLGLRGEYSRVFTEQKANDDSNTKEIFTVYPTLHFSYELNETNKLMAGYSRRVHRPRTFFLNPYEERSDAFTIRKGNPDLDPEYAHSLEMNYLKYFKQSFFNATVFYRQTDNNIGRIQKAINDNMVLLTFENINKETSLGAEFSGRHKFGKWLSANLSYSFFRYTIDGETSGEDLSNESVNHKVRGNANVRFGPNSNLQMFGMYYSPSVTSQGERDGFFFTGFGYKHLLLDRKLTLSLRVRNPFGNFKWRFTSEGSTFKNEFVRRPDFPVVYVGVTYRINEGFKQRRMERENGGTSQDFSEGMTVD; encoded by the coding sequence ATGAAAAGGTTCTTTATTTCAGTTTTACTCGTTTTTATTTTATTGAATGTGAATGCTCAAACCCCTCAAGGCGGCAGACCGGGGAGTGGTCCTTCGCGGGGTGGCGGAATGCCAATATCCTCTGGTATTGTGGGCCGCGTCATCGATGCACAGTCTAATGAAGCGGTAGAATATGCCAATGTAGCTTTATTTAATGCCACCGATTCAACTTTGGTCAATGGAACCATTACCAATGCAAAGGGGTTTTTTATGCTCAAAAATATTCCCAATGGCACCTATAATATGCGTGTTAAGTTTATTGGATATAAAAGCCACACCATTAATAAAATATCTATAACCGACGAGCAGCCGGTTGTGCGATTAAAAGCCCTCAAAATTGAGCCTGCTAATATTGAGCTCGATGCTGTTGATGTTACGGCTAAACAAGAGGAGGTGATGTTTAAAATTGATAAAAGGGTAATTAATGTTTCTGAAAATATTAATACCATTGGCGGAACAGCAGTCGATGCCCTGGAAAATACTCCTGGCGTGGAAGTCGATATTGACGGTAATGTGTCGATTCGGGGCAGTAGTAATTTTAAGGTGTTAATCGATGGCAAACCGACTGCAATGGAGGGGAGTGAGGCCCTGCAGCAAATACCCGCCAGTTCCATAAAAGAAATAGAAATTATTACTAACCCTTCTGCCAAATATGATCCCGATGGGCTTACCGGTATACTGAATATAGTTATGAAGAAGAACATTAAGGGTGGACTGAATGGTTTAGTTAGTGCTTCGGTAGGGAATGATGATCGTTATGATGGATCGGTAAATTTAAATTACCGGAAAAACAAACTTAACCTCATTGGTGGATACAGTTACAGGCAAGGAGGACGTGGAGGTAATTCTGAATCGTATTACGAAACCTATCGAAACGATACTACTTTTTATCGCGATGAAGAAGGAGAACGTGGACATACGCGGATTTCACATAATTTCAAGGCTGGTATTGATTATGATTTTAATGATGCCAATCTTTTATCCTTTAATGCCCAATATCGATTAAATGAGCGTGAGCGGGGAAATGAAAGCTTTTATGAGCAATATACAGACCCTGAATCTATATTTGTAGAATCCTATACAGAGGGAGAAAATAAGGATGAAGGGTCCTCCTACGAATTGTCCGGTGTTTATATTCACAAATTTGATGAAAAAGATCATGAGTTGAGACTTATGGCTACTTTCTCCTCCAATGATGATACCGAATCTGCCTATACCCTGAAAGATACCCTGGGAACAACTACCGATATTGTAGAAGAAACTTTGACTGAAACCACCGAAAATCATAACCATGGTACATTCCAGGCTGATTACGAATTGCCGCTCGGGAGTAATAAGCTTGAAGCAGGCTTTAAATCATCACTTCGGGCAATTGACTATAATCAAACCGGCGACATTTTGAATCCAATACCCGGTTCACCCAGTAACGAATTTGTTTACCAGGAAGATATTCATGCACTTTATGCCATGTTCTCGGGTCCGCTGGGAGGTGTTGAATACCAGCTTGGGTTGCGTGGAGAGTATTCACGCGTTTTTACAGAACAAAAAGCCAATGATGACTCGAATACAAAAGAAATTTTTACAGTGTATCCAACCCTGCATTTTAGTTATGAACTTAACGAAACCAACAAACTGATGGCTGGGTATAGTAGGCGGGTGCATCGGCCACGTACTTTTTTCCTTAATCCTTATGAAGAGCGTTCCGATGCTTTTACCATAAGAAAAGGTAACCCCGATTTGGACCCGGAATATGCCCATTCTCTGGAAATGAATTACCTTAAGTATTTCAAACAATCGTTTTTTAATGCTACAGTATTTTACAGGCAAACAGATAATAATATTGGCCGCATACAAAAAGCAATCAACGATAACATGGTGTTGTTGACTTTCGAAAATATTAATAAAGAAACATCTCTTGGCGCAGAATTCAGTGGTCGTCATAAGTTTGGTAAGTGGTTGAGCGCCAATTTATCCTATTCCTTTTTCCGTTATACCATCGATGGTGAAACCAGTGGCGAAGACCTCTCTAATGAATCTGTAAATCATAAAGTCAGAGGTAATGCCAATGTGCGTTTCGGTCCAAACTCTAACCTGCAAATGTTTGGTATGTATTATTCTCCTTCGGTTACCTCACAAGGAGAACGCGATGGCTTCTTTTTTACCGGATTTGGATACAAACATTTGTTGCTCGATCGTAAGCTCACGCTTTCCTTGCGGGTGCGCAATCCGTTTGGTAACTTTAAGTGGCGTTTTACATCGGAAGGTAGTACCTTTAAAAATGAGTTTGTACGCCGTCCCGATTTCCCTGTTGTATATGTAGGTGTAACCTACCGAATTAATGAAGGCTTTAAACAACGCAGAATGGAAAGAGAAAATGGAGGTACAAGCCAGGATTTTAGCGAAGGTATGACTGTTGATTAA